In Quercus robur chromosome 10, dhQueRobu3.1, whole genome shotgun sequence, a genomic segment contains:
- the LOC126704328 gene encoding TMV resistance protein N-like, protein MKLSVVKYLVGIDTRVNDVINRCLDIKSNDVRIVGIFGLPGVGKTTIAKVIFNTIHYCFDGSSFLDNVSEKSRTIDGLIQLQETLCYEILGYQNLKVGSISKGINVTIERLHCKRILIVLDNVEKLDEIEFFLENYDQFTSGSRIIITTRDKRLLDTLTKNIHVMYYEVKELNKHEAHKLFCQEAFGRNNFQEDYSELVNQFIDYAKGLPLVLKVIGADLYGRTKHEWKSALDKYKRIPKGDIQKILKISYDGLDQTQQEIFLDIAYFLKGFCKDKVVDILRNINFHEPYYDIARLIDKCLIIVTKDNKVLMHDLIQQMGWEIVRQESPEVIEKRSRLLCYEDALEILIGNTGSNEIRGITVCLPKPKNMKFNLEKMKNLKYLKVCNVICEDLQSLPNGLRLLDWNEFPLSSLPSSFEPKKLVVLKMQRSHIKLDEHFEV, encoded by the exons ATGAAATTATCTGTTGTAAAATATCTTGTTGGAATAGATACTCGTGTAAATGACGTCATAAATCGGTGTTTAGATATTAAATCAAATGATGTCCGCATTGTTGGGATATTTGGCCTTCCCGGAGTGGGTAAGACAACAATTGCAAAAGTTATTTTTAACACAATTCATTATTGTTTTGATGGAAGCAGCTTTCTAGATAATGTTAGTGAAAAATCAAGGACAATTGATGGCTTAATTCAATTACAAGAGACACTTTGTTATGAGATCTTAGGGTATCAAAATTTGAAGGTGGGGAGTATATCTAAAGGAATCAATGTGACAATTGAAAGGCTTCATTGTAAAAGGATTCTTATTGTTCTTGATAATGTTGAAAAATTGGATGAGAtagaattttttcttgaaaattatgATCAGTTTACTTCTGGAAGTAGAATCATTATAACTACAAGAGACAAACGCTTGCTTGATACTCTTACAAAAAATATTCATGTAATGTACTACGAGGTGAAGGAGTTAAATAAACATGAAGCTCATAAACTCTTTTGTCAAGAGGCCTTTGGAAGAAACAATTTTCAGGAAGATTATTCAGAACTAGTCAACCAATTTATAGATTATGCCAAAGGTCTTCCATTAGTTCTAAAAGTAATTGGCGCAGATTTGTATGGAAGAACTAAACATGAATGGAAAAGTGCATTAGACAAATACAAAAGAATTCCCAAGGGAGACATTCaaaaaatactcaaaataaGCTATGATGGATTGGACCAAACTCAAcaggaaatttttcttgatattgcTTATTTTCTTAAAGGATTCTGCAAAGATAAAGTTGTAGATATACTAAGAAACATCAATTTCCATGAACCATATTATGATATTGCAAGACTTATTGATAAGTGTCTTATAATTGTTACTAAAGATAACAAAGTACTGATGCATGACTTGATTCAACAAATGGGTTGGGAAATTGTTCGACAAGAATCACCAGAAGTGATCGAGAAGCGTAGTAGGCTATTGTGTTATGAGGATGCTCTTGAAATACTAATTGGAAATACG GGGTCAAATGAAATTCGAGGCATAACAGTGTGCTTGCCTAAACCAAAAAACATGAAGTTCAATCTTGAAAAGATGAAGAATCTCAAATATTTGAAAGTTTGCAATGTAATTTGTGAAGACCTTCAATCTCTTCCCAATGGGTTGAGGTTACTTGATTGGAATGAATTTCCCTTATCTTCCTTACCATCCTCCTTTGAACCTAAAAAGCTCGTTGTACTCAAGATGCAACGAAGCCACATAAAACTGGATGAGCATTTCGAGGTATGA
- the LOC126702741 gene encoding TMV resistance protein N-like, whose translation MLHRKRILIVLDNVEKLDEIEFFLKNYDRFTSGSRIIITTRDKHLLDTLTKNIHVMYYEVKELNKHEAHKLFCQEAFGRNNFEEDYLELVYQFIDYAKGLPLVLKIIGADLFGRTKHEWKSALDKYKRIPKGDIKKILKISYDGLDQTQQEIFLDIAYFLKGFCKDKVVDILRSINNHDPYYDIERLIDKCLIIVTEDNKLSMHDLIQQMGWEIVRQESPEVIEKRSRLLCYEDAPEILIENTGSNEIRGITLCLPKPKKVKLNLGKMKNLKYLIVYNVICEDLKSLPNGLRLLEWNEFPLSSLPSAFEPKNLVVLKMRQSHIKLDEHFEV comes from the exons ATGCTTCATCGTAAAAGGATTCTTATAGTTCTTGATAATGTTGAAAAATTGGATGAGatagaattttttcttaaaaattatgaTCGGTTCACTTCTGGAAGTAGAATTATTATAACCACAAGAGACAAACACTTGCTTGATACTCTTACAAAAAATATTCATGTAATGTACTACGAGGTTAAGGAGTTAAATAAACATGAAGCTCATAAACTCTTTTGTCAAGAGGCCTTTGGAAGAAACAATTTCGAGGAAGATTATTTAGAATTGGTCTACCAATTTATAGATTATGCCAAAGGTCTTCCATTAGTTCTAAAAATAATTGGTGCAGATTTATTTGGAAGAACTAAACATGAATGGAAAAGTGCGTTAGACAAATACAAAAGAATTCCCAAAGGagacattaaaaaaatactcaaaataaGCTATGATGGATTGGACCAAACTCAAcaggaaatttttcttgatattgcTTATTTTCTTAAAGGATTCTGCAAAGATAAAGTTGTAGATATACTAAGAAGCATCAATAACCATGATCCATATTATGATATTGAAAGACTTATTGATAAGTGTCTTATAATTGTTACTGAAGATAACAAATTATCGATGCATGACTTGATTCAACAAATGGGTTGGGAAATTGTTCGACAAGAATCACCAGAAGTGATCGAGAAGCGTAGTAGGCTATTGTGTTATGAGGATGCTCCTGAAATACTAATTGAAAATACG GGGTCAAATGAAATTCGAGGCATAACACTATGCTTGCCTAAACCAAAAAAGGTGAAGTTGAATCTTGGAAAGATGAAGAATCTCAAATATTTGATAGTTTACAATGTAATTTGTGAAGACCTTAAATCTCTTCCCAATGGGTTGAGGTTACTTGAATGGAATGAATTTCCTTTATCTTCCTTACCATCTGCCTTTGAACCTAAAAACCTCGTTGTACTCAAGATGCGACAAAGCCACATAAAATTGGACGAGCATTTCGAGGTATGA